In Carya illinoinensis cultivar Pawnee chromosome 6, C.illinoinensisPawnee_v1, whole genome shotgun sequence, a single genomic region encodes these proteins:
- the LOC122313751 gene encoding protein PLANT CADMIUM RESISTANCE 7-like → MYSTVPDGYEKYSDPPPSYSKDTASGVPVSSDGSLYYESSKPAAFQIQSKTRLPWSSGLFGCFSDLKTCLVTCFCPCITFGQVAEIVDKGSTSCGASGALYALVCCVIGCPCFYSCFYRAKMRQQYLLRQTPCCDCLVHCFCECCALCQEHRELKTRGFDMTIGWHGNVEQRNRAVAAMAPAEVEGSMSR, encoded by the exons ATGTATTCAACAGTCCCAGATGGTTATGAGAAGTACTCCGACCCGCCGCCTTCATACTCCAAGGACACCGCCTCCGGCGTTCCTGTCAGCTCCGACGGAAGCCTGTATTATGAGTCTTCCAAGCCAGCTGCGTTTCAGATTCAGTCTAAAACTCGGCTCCCCTGGTCCTCCGGCCTCTTTGGATGCTTCTCCGACCTCAAAACTT GTTTGGTGACGTGCTTTTGCCCCTGCATTACCTTTGGTCAGGTTGCAGAGATTGTGGATAAAGGATCAACAT CATGTGGAGCTAGTGGGGCGTTGTACGCACTGGTATGCTGTGTGATAGGGTGTCCATGCTTTTACTCCTGCTTCTACCGCGCAAAAATGAGGCAGCAGTACTTGCTGCGGCAGACCCCTTGCTGTGATTGCTTGGTTCATTGCTTCTGCGAGTGTTGTGCCCTCTGCCAAGAGCATCGTGAGCTCAAAACCCGCGGTTTTGACATGACTATCG GATGGCATGGAAATGTGGAGCAACGTAATCGTGCAGTGGCCGCGATGGCTCCGGCGGAGGTGGAAGGAAGCATGAGTCGATAG